A genomic segment from Pectinophora gossypiella chromosome 3, ilPecGoss1.1, whole genome shotgun sequence encodes:
- the LOC126382070 gene encoding neuroligin-4, Y-linked-like isoform X1, protein MNQIGQFHKARTKFSESSMYHNDSEQSFEKNRIKNPAQKVVSFNLYYFIVITCLSLQTVNSNTTNMNRHSNDKGVDKHVGFNKQNDSPNEDSYEDHETHANENVDYTKVNFEQNPYYNSEDYHHKFYSNENSYSNYEDYKKFYLNPANPIPKGNVKFKISSRIVQTKYGKLQGIVLAMDEHRYLSPLEVFLGVPYATPPVGSNRFSPTRTPSPWDGVRVSDRPGPACPQKLPDLADERTMLDKMPKGRLEYLKRLMPYLKNQSEDCLYLNIFAPLQMDEKKLALPVLVYIHGESYSWSSGNPYDGAVLASYTDLIVVTLNFRLGVLGFLNANPSPQLKARVANYGLMDQIAALHWVQQNIALFGGDPTNITLMGHGTGAACINFLMISPTVMPGLFHRSILLSGSALSSWAIVDDPVYYSLKLAKHMNCTIPDDMSKDHEVIVDCLREASIEELLSADISPPNFLTAFGPSVDGVVIKTDFAKDFLTMYATGDFPSFGPLNNMNQNLNMHIKRSDSGRRLFQNKYDLLFGVVTSEALWKFSAQDVQNGIEPDKRDRMLRTYVRNAYTYHLSEIFYTIVNEYTDWERTVENPINTRDATVSALSDAQYVAPLVQSGDLLSGGPKPAPNDEDGPRRPTKTFFYVFDYQTRDGFYPQRMGAVHGEELPYVFGAPLVEGFGHFPQNFTKSEIALSESVMLFVANFARTGNPNDNIRQEVLLPASRERNKFKGINWEEYDSTHQKYLEIGMKPRLKNHYRAHQLSVWLRLVPELHRAGMDDFGIRHNLFKNHNEQELYEGVVRPDPLARNPNEIEQRRNGSVYSDTALTTVDTILATCVTLLPNGRDLQTLNATENTLANLEAAGYAAYSTALSVTIAIGCSLLILNVLIFAGVYYQRDKSRSRGKQQRFNEKHFETISGKHSHYHMDPTHAPSLVVDVERQNRKKHLNDPHVMNVNFKGPLDVPKSPPSPTLSIDNMMLPSKLGSRNSSFRLPNVSYPQMGGYATMPKNLNQFNNSPPLQELRQAKFQPPNGSTAQGSPGGRDDGARGPHATLRRGKAPHHASNLPQAAIDEMRV, encoded by the exons ATGAACCAAATCGGACAGTTCCACAAGGCTCGGACTAAATTCAGTGAATCGAGCATGTATCATAATGACAGTGAACaaagttttgaaaaaaatagaataaaaaatccGGCCCAAAAAGTAGTTTCTTtcaatttgtattattttattgtcatcACTTGCCTTTCTCTCCAAACTGTAAATTCTAATACTACAAACATGAATCGACATTCGAACGATAAAGGTGTTGATAAGCATGTtggttttaataaacaaaatgatTCACCTAATGAAGACAGTTATGAAGACCACGAAACTCACGCGAATGAAAACGTCGATTACACAAAAGTCAATTTTGAACAAAATCCGTATTACAATAGCGAGGATTACCACCACAAGTTTTACAGCAATGAAAACAGTTATAGTAACTATGAGGACTATAAGAAATTTTATCTAAATCCTGCTAATCCTATACCGAAAGGCAATGTTAAGTTTAAAATAAGCAGTAGAATAGTTCAAACTAAATATGGGAAATTACAGGGCATAGTGTTGGCTATGGATGAACACAGATATTTGAGTCCTCTTGAAGTTTTTTTAGGTGTACCGTATGCTACGCCTCCTGTTGGATCTAACAG attCAGTCCCACAAGAACGCCGTCGCCATGGGATGGAGTGAGAGTATCAGATAGACCAGGTCCTGCTTGCCCACAGAAGCTGCCAGATCTCGCCGACGAGAGGACCATGTTAGACAAAATGCCTAAAGGCAGACTAGAGTACTTAAAAAGACTGATGCCTTATCTTAAGAATCAAAGTGAAGATTGtctatatttaaacattttcgcTCCATTGCAGA TGGACGAAAAGAAACTAGCACTGCCGGTATTAGTATACATACATGGAGAGAGTTACTCTTGGAGCTCTGGTAACCCGTACGATGGAGCTGTATTGGCCAGCTATACTGATCTCATTGTCGTCACACTGAACTTTAGACTTGGCGTTCTTG GGTTCCTCAACGCAAATCCATCCCCCCAGCTCAAAGCCCGGGTAGCTAACTACGGGCTAATGGATCAAATAGCAGCCCTGCACTGGGTTCAGCAGAACATAGCACTGTTTGGAGGCGATCCAACGAACATAACCCTAATGGGCCATGGGACCGGCGCAGCTTGCATTAATTTCCTTATGATATCACCCACTGTTATGCCAG GTCTGTTTCACCGGTCAATACTCTTATCAGGTTCTGCTCTTAGTTCTTGGGCTATAGTAGACGATCCCGTCTATTATTCCCTAAAACTAGCCAAGCATATGAACTGCACAATACCAGACGACATGTCTAAAGATCACGAAGTAATTGTCGATTGCCTTCGAGAAGCTTCTATAGAAGAATTACTATCAGCCGACATATCTCCGCCAAACTTTCTAACAGCCTTCGGCCCGTCAGTTGATGGAGTGGTTATCAAAACCGACTTTGCAAAAGATTTCCTCACTATGTACGCTACGGGAGACTTTCCGAGTTTCGGTCCTTTGAATAATATGAATCAAAATCTTAACATGCATATAAAAAGGAGCGATAGTGGACGAaggttatttcaaaataaatatgacCTACTCTTTGGAGTAGTTACGAGTGAGGCTCTATGGAAGTTCTCGGCTCAAGACGTACAAAATGGAATTGAACCGGATAAAAGGGATCGTATGTTAAG GACTTATGTGAGAAATGCGTACACTTATCATCTAAGCGAAATCTTCTACACTATTGTCAACGAGTACACCGACTGGGAAAGAACGGTAGAG AACCCAATAAATACAAGAGATGCGACGGTATCAGCCTTGTCAGATGCTCAGTATGTGGCTCCATTAGTCCAGAGTGGAGATTTATTAAGCGGAGGACCAAAACCGGCTCCGAATGATGAAGATGGTCCAAGACGACCaactaagacatttttctacgTCTTTGATTATCAGACTCGAGATGGATTCTATCCACAG AGAATGGGGGCAGTACATGGAGAAGAACTGCCGTACGTGTTTGGAGCACCATTAGTAGAAGGCTTCGGACATTTTCCTCAAAACTTCACCAAGTCGGAAATAGCATTGTCGGAGTCTGTCATGCTATTTGTAGCAAACTTCGCAAGAACAGG TAATCCGAATGACAACATTCGCCAGGAGGTTCTGCTCCCCGCGTCTCGAGAGCGCAATAAATTCAAGGGCATAAATTGGGAGGAATACGACTCGACGCACCAGAAATATTTGGAAATAG GTATGAAACCTCGTTTGAAGAATCATTATCGAGCTCATCAGCTTTCCGTCTGGTTGCGTTTGGTTCCTGAGCTCCATCGGGCTGGTATGGATGACTTCGGTATACGACATAATCTATTCAAAAATCACAATGAACAAGAACTCTATGAAGGCGTCGTAAGGCCGGATCCACTAGCTAGAAACCCGAATGAAATCGAACAACGAAGGAATGGATCTGTTTACTCGGATACTGCGTTAACAACTGTCGATACGATACTAGCTACATGTGTGACCCTTCTGCCGAATGGAAGAGACTTGCAAACACTAAACGCTACTGAAAACACACTAGCTAATTTGGAGGCCGCGGGCTATGCTGCCTATTCGACTGCTCTTAGCGTTACGATAGCTATAGGTTGCTCACTCTTGATACTTAACGTATTGATCTTTGCTGGCGTGTACTATCAGAGAGACAAATCAAGGTCTCGTGGTAAACAGCAGCGATTCAACGAGAAACATTTCGAAACGATATCTGGAAAGCATTCCCATTATCACATGGACCCAACTCACGCGCCTAGCTTAGTAGTCGATGTCGAGAGACAAAATCGGAAGAAGCATTTGAATGATCCTCACGTGATGAACGTAAATTTTAAAGGGCCTCTCGACGTGCCCAAATCGCCGCCGAGTCCTACACTTAGTATAGACAACATGATGCTCCCGAGTAAACTGGGCAGCAGAAACAGCAGTTTCCGGCTGCCAAATGTGAGTTATCCACAAATGGGTGGGTACGCGACGATGCCGAAGAATTTGAACCAGTTTAATAACTCGCCGCCCTTACAGGAGTTGAGGCAGGCAAAATTCCAGCCTCCGAACGGCTCTACCGCGCAGGGATCTCCCGGGGGGCGCGACGACGGGGCGAGGGGGCCCCATGCCACCCTGCGAAGGGGTAAAGCCCCCCACCATGCTTCTAACCTCCCACAAGCAGCCATTGACGAAATGAGAGTGTGA
- the LOC126382070 gene encoding neuroligin-4, Y-linked-like isoform X2 — translation MDEHRYLSPLEVFLGVPYATPPVGSNRFSPTRTPSPWDGVRVSDRPGPACPQKLPDLADERTMLDKMPKGRLEYLKRLMPYLKNQSEDCLYLNIFAPLQMDEKKLALPVLVYIHGESYSWSSGNPYDGAVLASYTDLIVVTLNFRLGVLGFLNANPSPQLKARVANYGLMDQIAALHWVQQNIALFGGDPTNITLMGHGTGAACINFLMISPTVMPGLFHRSILLSGSALSSWAIVDDPVYYSLKLAKHMNCTIPDDMSKDHEVIVDCLREASIEELLSADISPPNFLTAFGPSVDGVVIKTDFAKDFLTMYATGDFPSFGPLNNMNQNLNMHIKRSDSGRRLFQNKYDLLFGVVTSEALWKFSAQDVQNGIEPDKRDRMLRTYVRNAYTYHLSEIFYTIVNEYTDWERTNPINTRDATVSALSDAQYVAPLVQSGDLLSGGPKPAPNDEDGPRRPTKTFFYVFDYQTRDGFYPQRMGAVHGEELPYVFGAPLVEGFGHFPQNFTKSEIALSESVMLFVANFARTGNPNDNIRQEVLLPASRERNKFKGINWEEYDSTHQKYLEIGMKPRLKNHYRAHQLSVWLRLVPELHRAGMDDFGIRHNLFKNHNEQELYEGVVRPDPLARNPNEIEQRRNGSVYSDTALTTVDTILATCVTLLPNGRDLQTLNATENTLANLEAAGYAAYSTALSVTIAIGCSLLILNVLIFAGVYYQRDKSRSRGKQQRFNEKHFETISGKHSHYHMDPTHAPSLVVDVERQNRKKHLNDPHVMNVNFKGPLDVPKSPPSPTLSIDNMMLPSKLGSRNSSFRLPNVSYPQMGGYATMPKNLNQFNNSPPLQELRQAKFQPPNGSTAQGSPGGRDDGARGPHATLRRGKAPHHASNLPQAAIDEMRV, via the exons ATGGATGAACACAGATATTTGAGTCCTCTTGAAGTTTTTTTAGGTGTACCGTATGCTACGCCTCCTGTTGGATCTAACAG attCAGTCCCACAAGAACGCCGTCGCCATGGGATGGAGTGAGAGTATCAGATAGACCAGGTCCTGCTTGCCCACAGAAGCTGCCAGATCTCGCCGACGAGAGGACCATGTTAGACAAAATGCCTAAAGGCAGACTAGAGTACTTAAAAAGACTGATGCCTTATCTTAAGAATCAAAGTGAAGATTGtctatatttaaacattttcgcTCCATTGCAGA TGGACGAAAAGAAACTAGCACTGCCGGTATTAGTATACATACATGGAGAGAGTTACTCTTGGAGCTCTGGTAACCCGTACGATGGAGCTGTATTGGCCAGCTATACTGATCTCATTGTCGTCACACTGAACTTTAGACTTGGCGTTCTTG GGTTCCTCAACGCAAATCCATCCCCCCAGCTCAAAGCCCGGGTAGCTAACTACGGGCTAATGGATCAAATAGCAGCCCTGCACTGGGTTCAGCAGAACATAGCACTGTTTGGAGGCGATCCAACGAACATAACCCTAATGGGCCATGGGACCGGCGCAGCTTGCATTAATTTCCTTATGATATCACCCACTGTTATGCCAG GTCTGTTTCACCGGTCAATACTCTTATCAGGTTCTGCTCTTAGTTCTTGGGCTATAGTAGACGATCCCGTCTATTATTCCCTAAAACTAGCCAAGCATATGAACTGCACAATACCAGACGACATGTCTAAAGATCACGAAGTAATTGTCGATTGCCTTCGAGAAGCTTCTATAGAAGAATTACTATCAGCCGACATATCTCCGCCAAACTTTCTAACAGCCTTCGGCCCGTCAGTTGATGGAGTGGTTATCAAAACCGACTTTGCAAAAGATTTCCTCACTATGTACGCTACGGGAGACTTTCCGAGTTTCGGTCCTTTGAATAATATGAATCAAAATCTTAACATGCATATAAAAAGGAGCGATAGTGGACGAaggttatttcaaaataaatatgacCTACTCTTTGGAGTAGTTACGAGTGAGGCTCTATGGAAGTTCTCGGCTCAAGACGTACAAAATGGAATTGAACCGGATAAAAGGGATCGTATGTTAAG GACTTATGTGAGAAATGCGTACACTTATCATCTAAGCGAAATCTTCTACACTATTGTCAACGAGTACACCGACTGGGAAAGAACG AACCCAATAAATACAAGAGATGCGACGGTATCAGCCTTGTCAGATGCTCAGTATGTGGCTCCATTAGTCCAGAGTGGAGATTTATTAAGCGGAGGACCAAAACCGGCTCCGAATGATGAAGATGGTCCAAGACGACCaactaagacatttttctacgTCTTTGATTATCAGACTCGAGATGGATTCTATCCACAG AGAATGGGGGCAGTACATGGAGAAGAACTGCCGTACGTGTTTGGAGCACCATTAGTAGAAGGCTTCGGACATTTTCCTCAAAACTTCACCAAGTCGGAAATAGCATTGTCGGAGTCTGTCATGCTATTTGTAGCAAACTTCGCAAGAACAGG TAATCCGAATGACAACATTCGCCAGGAGGTTCTGCTCCCCGCGTCTCGAGAGCGCAATAAATTCAAGGGCATAAATTGGGAGGAATACGACTCGACGCACCAGAAATATTTGGAAATAG GTATGAAACCTCGTTTGAAGAATCATTATCGAGCTCATCAGCTTTCCGTCTGGTTGCGTTTGGTTCCTGAGCTCCATCGGGCTGGTATGGATGACTTCGGTATACGACATAATCTATTCAAAAATCACAATGAACAAGAACTCTATGAAGGCGTCGTAAGGCCGGATCCACTAGCTAGAAACCCGAATGAAATCGAACAACGAAGGAATGGATCTGTTTACTCGGATACTGCGTTAACAACTGTCGATACGATACTAGCTACATGTGTGACCCTTCTGCCGAATGGAAGAGACTTGCAAACACTAAACGCTACTGAAAACACACTAGCTAATTTGGAGGCCGCGGGCTATGCTGCCTATTCGACTGCTCTTAGCGTTACGATAGCTATAGGTTGCTCACTCTTGATACTTAACGTATTGATCTTTGCTGGCGTGTACTATCAGAGAGACAAATCAAGGTCTCGTGGTAAACAGCAGCGATTCAACGAGAAACATTTCGAAACGATATCTGGAAAGCATTCCCATTATCACATGGACCCAACTCACGCGCCTAGCTTAGTAGTCGATGTCGAGAGACAAAATCGGAAGAAGCATTTGAATGATCCTCACGTGATGAACGTAAATTTTAAAGGGCCTCTCGACGTGCCCAAATCGCCGCCGAGTCCTACACTTAGTATAGACAACATGATGCTCCCGAGTAAACTGGGCAGCAGAAACAGCAGTTTCCGGCTGCCAAATGTGAGTTATCCACAAATGGGTGGGTACGCGACGATGCCGAAGAATTTGAACCAGTTTAATAACTCGCCGCCCTTACAGGAGTTGAGGCAGGCAAAATTCCAGCCTCCGAACGGCTCTACCGCGCAGGGATCTCCCGGGGGGCGCGACGACGGGGCGAGGGGGCCCCATGCCACCCTGCGAAGGGGTAAAGCCCCCCACCATGCTTCTAACCTCCCACAAGCAGCCATTGACGAAATGAGAGTGTGA